Proteins encoded in a region of the Scrofimicrobium sp. R131 genome:
- the tig gene encoding trigger factor, which produces MKSTVESLEPTRVKVTVEADYDELKPDMDKAYREIAQQVSIPGFRKGHVPPRIIDQRFGRGVVIEQVVNEVLPGLYSRAVMDNELRPVSQPDVDVVEVPAAEGEPGGLLKFTAEVDVVPAFDVPEFEGLEVEVSPVEVDDEAVQAELDELRGRFATLKNLERAAEDGDYLTLDLEAKVGDEVIDTLSEVSYELGSGNMLEGQDEALRGQEAGAEVTFTSTVRGGEYAGQDATIEVKVISVKERELPEADDDFAQMVSEFDTAEELLADLREQVARRGVSQQALEARDKLLAQLLEQTEILLPESAIEHELSHRVDENTSDEDKQSIREAVENDLRQSIFLETLAEKSDVQVGQQELFEFMMQTAQTFGMDPGQLFQDQRQIQNMMVELARTKALVAVLRGATVKDTNGELVDISEFTADPAEAEAPSFEEQIEEVTEEVAEEAKED; this is translated from the coding sequence GTGAAGAGCACTGTTGAAAGCCTTGAGCCGACCCGCGTAAAGGTGACTGTCGAAGCTGACTATGACGAGCTGAAGCCGGATATGGATAAGGCCTACCGCGAGATCGCGCAGCAGGTTTCCATCCCGGGGTTCCGGAAGGGGCACGTCCCGCCGCGGATCATTGACCAGCGCTTTGGCCGCGGGGTCGTGATCGAGCAGGTCGTGAACGAGGTGCTGCCCGGGCTGTACTCGCGCGCGGTGATGGACAACGAACTGCGCCCGGTGTCCCAGCCGGACGTCGACGTGGTTGAGGTCCCGGCGGCCGAGGGTGAGCCCGGCGGACTGCTGAAGTTCACCGCCGAGGTCGACGTGGTTCCAGCGTTTGACGTGCCCGAGTTTGAAGGCCTGGAAGTGGAAGTCTCCCCGGTTGAGGTCGACGACGAGGCCGTCCAGGCTGAGCTCGACGAGCTGCGGGGCCGGTTCGCCACCCTGAAGAACCTGGAGCGGGCGGCTGAAGACGGCGACTACCTGACCCTGGACCTGGAAGCCAAGGTGGGCGACGAAGTGATCGACACCCTGTCCGAGGTGTCCTACGAGCTGGGCTCGGGCAACATGCTGGAAGGTCAGGATGAGGCACTGCGCGGCCAGGAGGCCGGGGCGGAAGTCACCTTCACCTCGACCGTTCGCGGCGGCGAGTACGCCGGCCAGGATGCCACCATCGAGGTCAAGGTCATCTCGGTCAAGGAGCGGGAACTGCCCGAGGCTGACGACGACTTTGCCCAGATGGTTTCCGAGTTTGATACGGCCGAGGAACTGCTGGCCGACCTGCGCGAGCAGGTGGCCCGCCGCGGTGTCTCGCAGCAGGCGCTGGAGGCCCGCGACAAGCTGCTGGCCCAGCTGCTGGAGCAGACCGAGATCCTGCTGCCCGAGTCCGCAATTGAGCACGAGCTGTCGCACCGGGTGGACGAGAACACCTCGGACGAGGACAAGCAGTCGATCCGTGAGGCTGTGGAGAACGACCTGCGTCAATCCATCTTCCTGGAGACCCTGGCGGAGAAGAGCGACGTTCAGGTTGGTCAGCAGGAACTCTTCGAGTTCATGATGCAGACCGCCCAGACCTTCGGCATGGATCCGGGACAGCTGTTCCAGGATCAGCGTCAGATCCAGAACATGATGGTGGAGCTGGCCCGGACCAAGGCACTGGTGGCGGTGCTGCGCGGCGCCACCGTCAAGGACACCAACGGCGAACTGGTTGACATCAGCGAGTTCACCGCGGATCCGGCCGAGGCGGAAGCCCCGAGCTTCGAAGAGCAGATTGAAGAAGTCACCGAAGAGGTGGCGGAAGAAGCCAAGGAAGACTAA
- a CDS encoding sugar-binding transcriptional regulator yields the protein MSIQPADSVELLAEVAERFYVEDQSKTEIGKDLNLSRFKVARLLEEARDSGIVQITIRRTRSTYYDLEIALANHLQLERVIVVDADPIAETERDHLGEAAAEYVGRIVQKDDIIGLAWGRTLLPVANHLDPLPRVTLVQLTGVVGNDITRSPIEVAARIRENSHSETKALLAPLYAASVNTARALRREPSVQNVFAYYDRLDIALSSIGSWQPRVTQLESEFAPEISQELDEKGVAADFCGLFFDAEGHQVLTDLDHRRISIEPDQIARTTQVIAVAGGLDKTNALHSMALTGLLTCLVTTSNVAEQLLAMTSVSRPTWTRPHHRLRAASPR from the coding sequence TTGAGCATCCAGCCCGCAGACTCAGTTGAACTACTCGCCGAAGTGGCCGAGCGCTTCTATGTTGAAGATCAAAGTAAGACTGAAATCGGTAAGGACCTGAATTTGTCGCGCTTCAAAGTGGCACGACTGCTGGAAGAGGCGCGAGACAGCGGCATTGTCCAGATCACCATCAGGCGGACCAGGTCCACCTACTACGACCTGGAAATAGCCCTGGCTAATCACCTGCAGTTGGAACGGGTAATTGTGGTGGATGCCGACCCAATCGCCGAAACTGAGCGGGACCACCTGGGCGAAGCCGCCGCCGAGTATGTCGGCCGAATAGTCCAAAAAGATGACATCATCGGGCTGGCCTGGGGCCGCACTCTGCTCCCGGTGGCCAATCACCTGGACCCGCTGCCAAGGGTGACTTTGGTCCAGCTCACCGGCGTGGTGGGCAACGACATCACCCGTTCACCGATCGAGGTGGCGGCCCGGATCAGGGAAAACTCCCACTCGGAAACCAAGGCACTGCTGGCGCCCCTGTACGCCGCCTCGGTTAACACCGCGCGGGCCCTCCGCCGCGAACCCAGCGTCCAAAACGTGTTTGCCTACTACGATCGGCTCGACATCGCCCTGTCCTCAATTGGTTCCTGGCAACCGCGGGTGACCCAGCTTGAGTCAGAGTTTGCCCCGGAAATCTCCCAGGAACTGGACGAAAAAGGCGTGGCCGCCGACTTTTGCGGTCTGTTCTTCGACGCGGAGGGACACCAGGTTCTCACCGATCTGGATCACCGCCGGATCTCAATTGAGCCCGACCAGATCGCCCGCACCACTCAGGTGATCGCGGTGGCCGGCGGGCTGGACAAGACCAACGCCCTGCACTCGATGGCCCTGACCGGGCTGCTCACCTGTCTGGTCACCACCAGCAACGTGGCCGAGCAGCTCCTGGCCATGACCTCGGTTTCCCGCCCAACCTGGACCCGCCCCCACCACCGGCTCCGGGCAGCTAGCCCCCGGTGA
- a CDS encoding ABC transporter permease: protein MKTRRAVPQELGVLGVVVLVGIIMGSISPEFRTASNMSVLLLNGAVVMFLALGQTTVLLTGGIDLSVGSNIALTGMIAAMSMQAGAPWWLAAIFAILGGVAVGLFNGAMVYYGKMPPFIVTFATFGIAASIPKILTNARSVTVTDPMFAFFGRGSVFGIPIPVIMVVVAALIIGFMLTKTPTGVHIYAVGGNKETARLAGINIARTTILVYVISGITAAFGGIITASRLMVGYPTAGSGNEQFYSIASSVVGGVSLFGGVGTILGAFIGSLLIAEVSNGMNVIGVESYWQPLVIGAIILVGVLIDTNRRNISLRKLFRLGGANEPTSPGKEALVHTLDPD, encoded by the coding sequence ATGAAAACTCGCCGGGCTGTTCCACAGGAGCTTGGTGTCCTTGGGGTCGTCGTCCTAGTTGGAATCATCATGGGCAGCATTTCGCCCGAGTTCCGCACCGCCAGCAACATGAGCGTCCTGCTGCTGAACGGGGCGGTCGTCATGTTCTTGGCCCTCGGGCAAACCACCGTGCTGCTGACCGGCGGGATCGACCTGTCCGTCGGTTCCAACATTGCCCTCACCGGCATGATCGCGGCCATGTCAATGCAGGCGGGGGCACCCTGGTGGTTAGCCGCCATCTTCGCCATCCTGGGCGGGGTAGCCGTCGGTCTGTTCAACGGGGCCATGGTCTACTACGGGAAAATGCCCCCGTTCATCGTCACCTTCGCCACCTTCGGCATCGCTGCTTCGATTCCGAAGATTCTGACCAATGCTCGCTCGGTCACGGTAACCGACCCGATGTTCGCTTTCTTTGGTCGCGGGTCAGTCTTCGGGATCCCGATTCCGGTCATTATGGTGGTGGTGGCCGCCCTCATCATCGGCTTCATGCTGACCAAGACTCCGACCGGCGTGCACATCTACGCGGTTGGCGGCAACAAGGAGACCGCCCGGCTGGCGGGGATCAACATTGCTCGCACCACGATCCTGGTCTACGTCATCTCGGGGATCACCGCCGCCTTCGGAGGCATCATCACCGCCTCCCGTCTGATGGTGGGGTACCCAACCGCCGGGTCCGGAAACGAACAGTTCTACTCAATTGCTTCCTCCGTGGTGGGCGGCGTCAGCCTCTTCGGCGGAGTCGGCACTATCCTCGGCGCCTTTATCGGGTCCCTTCTGATCGCGGAAGTCTCCAACGGGATGAACGTGATCGGGGTGGAGTCCTACTGGCAGCCCCTCGTCATCGGCGCGATCATCCTGGTCGGCGTCCTCATCGACACCAATCGGCGGAACATTTCTCTCCGAAAGCTGTTCCGCCTGGGCGGAGCCAATGAACCAACCTCCCCCGGAAAGGAGGCGCTAGTTCACACTCTTGACCCCGACTAG
- a CDS encoding substrate-binding domain-containing protein, protein MKRVGSLFGLALSVGAIALAGCSAVDTGVSKSTEESGQSGSDSAASAQIPESCKEDGALLGVLLPNQTNPYYVAMKQGFEEAAAENGMKAEVAIADDDDAQQLAQAEAMLQKNLCALALNPVKSEPAAAIIKAANDANVPVFTVNVIADPDALAAQGAHIIQYLGADNKAGGAQVAEQVLADFGADAEINVGYVTEPDEVPVVIRDEGFEEVLSTNPNAKVIAKVDGNVKAEDSLNVTTEMLQGNPSMNAIFASTGPAAQGALEAVKASGRDVKVYGFCAPELPLTDAYPGCAAQEPEDYGRRVVEQIRTYVDGGSVEAEILRPLKIYVNGETPAPGEVG, encoded by the coding sequence ATGAAACGAGTTGGTTCGCTCTTCGGGCTGGCCCTGTCAGTTGGCGCCATCGCCCTGGCTGGCTGCTCCGCCGTGGATACCGGCGTCAGTAAGAGCACGGAGGAGTCAGGCCAATCTGGCAGCGACAGCGCCGCCAGTGCCCAGATTCCCGAATCCTGCAAGGAAGATGGCGCCCTCCTGGGGGTCCTGCTTCCCAACCAAACCAATCCCTACTACGTGGCGATGAAGCAGGGCTTCGAAGAAGCTGCTGCCGAAAACGGCATGAAGGCCGAAGTAGCCATTGCCGACGACGATGACGCTCAGCAGTTGGCCCAGGCCGAGGCCATGTTGCAGAAGAACCTGTGTGCGCTGGCGTTGAACCCGGTCAAGTCCGAGCCGGCGGCGGCCATCATCAAGGCGGCCAACGACGCGAACGTCCCGGTCTTCACCGTGAACGTGATCGCCGATCCCGATGCCCTCGCGGCTCAGGGAGCGCATATCATCCAGTACCTGGGTGCGGACAACAAGGCCGGTGGAGCCCAGGTGGCCGAGCAGGTGCTGGCTGACTTCGGCGCCGACGCGGAGATCAACGTGGGCTACGTGACCGAGCCCGACGAAGTTCCGGTGGTAATCCGGGACGAAGGGTTTGAGGAGGTGCTCTCGACCAACCCGAACGCCAAGGTGATCGCCAAGGTGGACGGCAACGTCAAGGCAGAGGACTCCCTCAACGTCACCACGGAAATGCTGCAGGGTAACCCGAGCATGAACGCGATCTTCGCCTCGACCGGTCCTGCCGCTCAGGGCGCCCTGGAAGCCGTCAAGGCCTCCGGCCGCGACGTGAAGGTGTACGGCTTCTGTGCACCCGAGCTCCCGCTGACCGATGCCTACCCGGGCTGTGCGGCGCAGGAGCCGGAAGACTACGGCCGCCGCGTCGTTGAGCAGATCCGCACCTACGTCGATGGCGGTTCGGTGGAGGCAGAGATTCTGCGTCCGCTGAAGATTTACGTCAACGGGGAAACCCCGGCCCCAGGAGAGGTTGGCTAA
- a CDS encoding sugar ABC transporter ATP-binding protein yields MNTLKDTDPKPALLSASDIRKSYGPNPVLKGVSFNLHAGEIVGFVGHNGAGKSTLLKVFAGAHKADSGTLKLAGRSVSFSSPQDAIAAGVSTVYQELSLLPNLTVTQNVWLGRELAGPTGLRTAQMRAGAQEIVERFGLDVDVDKLVGAYPVATRQLLEIAIAVSKDTKCLLLDEPTTALEGEQITHLLSYLRNLADTEGIGILLVNHKLDELYQVCDRIVALMDGRLVIDAPTATANRRDVVAAIAGQDAVDVTGEKKQVVLGERVPWFGVEDLVNDTLGGVSFDAARGRVLGVYGLGGSGRSETLRAIVGADRVRRGRVRVGDEKFAPTTPRAAIRRGIAFLTEERKTDGIVPQQNSVTNTALPVLERFTSWGVLRSGGLDKYVNRLLEFLELRGDPQAPISSLSGGNQQKVLLAKVLAQEPKVLLLDEPTKGVDIGVKTEIHQILRDLAHTEDMVVVMVSSEEEEILDVSDEVIVFAGGRVVSDPLPVDELSVSKLRHLAWSE; encoded by the coding sequence ATGAACACCCTGAAGGATACCGACCCGAAGCCGGCGCTCCTGAGCGCCAGTGACATTCGCAAATCGTACGGCCCCAACCCGGTGTTGAAAGGCGTCTCTTTCAACCTGCATGCCGGGGAGATCGTTGGGTTCGTCGGCCACAACGGGGCGGGAAAATCCACTCTGTTGAAGGTCTTTGCCGGAGCTCACAAAGCTGACAGCGGTACGCTGAAGCTGGCCGGTCGGTCGGTATCCTTCAGCTCTCCTCAAGACGCCATTGCCGCCGGCGTCTCCACCGTCTACCAGGAGCTCTCGCTGCTACCCAACCTGACGGTGACCCAAAACGTCTGGCTGGGACGGGAACTGGCCGGACCGACCGGGCTGCGGACCGCCCAGATGCGGGCCGGGGCCCAGGAAATTGTCGAGCGCTTCGGCCTCGACGTTGACGTGGACAAGCTGGTGGGCGCCTACCCGGTGGCGACGCGCCAGCTGCTGGAAATCGCAATTGCGGTCTCCAAAGACACCAAGTGTCTGCTGCTGGACGAGCCAACCACCGCCCTTGAAGGCGAGCAGATCACCCACCTCCTGTCCTACCTGCGGAACCTGGCCGACACGGAGGGAATTGGGATTCTACTGGTCAACCACAAGCTGGACGAGCTCTACCAGGTGTGCGACCGGATTGTGGCCCTGATGGACGGGCGCCTTGTGATCGACGCCCCGACCGCCACCGCCAACCGCCGCGACGTGGTGGCAGCTATTGCCGGCCAGGACGCGGTCGACGTGACCGGCGAGAAAAAGCAGGTGGTGCTCGGGGAGCGGGTGCCCTGGTTTGGGGTTGAAGACCTGGTTAACGACACCCTGGGCGGAGTCTCGTTCGATGCCGCTCGCGGACGGGTCCTGGGAGTTTACGGCCTGGGCGGGTCCGGGCGCTCCGAGACGCTGCGGGCCATCGTGGGGGCCGACCGGGTCCGCCGGGGCCGGGTCCGGGTGGGCGACGAGAAGTTTGCGCCGACCACGCCGAGGGCCGCCATTCGTCGCGGCATCGCCTTCCTGACCGAGGAAAGAAAAACCGATGGGATCGTCCCGCAGCAAAACTCCGTCACCAACACGGCCCTGCCGGTGCTGGAACGCTTCACCAGTTGGGGAGTGCTCCGCAGCGGTGGCCTGGACAAGTACGTGAACCGGCTGCTGGAGTTCCTGGAACTGCGCGGCGATCCCCAGGCGCCAATCTCCTCCCTGTCCGGGGGGAACCAGCAGAAAGTTCTGCTGGCCAAGGTGCTGGCGCAAGAACCCAAAGTGCTGCTGCTGGACGAACCCACCAAAGGGGTCGACATCGGGGTCAAAACCGAGATTCACCAGATCCTGCGGGACCTGGCCCACACCGAGGACATGGTGGTGGTGATGGTGTCCTCGGAGGAGGAAGAGATCCTGGACGTTTCGGACGAGGTGATCGTCTTCGCCGGGGGCCGGGTGGTCTCTGACCCACTCCCGGTGGACGAACTGTCCGTCTCTAAACTGCGCCACCTCGCCTGGAGCGAGTAA
- a CDS encoding SIS domain-containing protein gives MHSPQSFDSAESAAIIEAGRQVVKAEAASVAAVAAALDQSFVDAVHLVQSRRGKVITVGSGTSATVARRTAHLLSVSGTPALFLHAMDALHGSVGAIEPDDLVIAFSKGGESDELNQLCALVREQNTQIIAVTEAPTSTFASLATLVCELHTGEGADPGNVLAMGSTLVSGVWADALAQVLMRLAREPWEQTLKRHPAGAVGHRSEVPAELDPIE, from the coding sequence ATGCACTCCCCACAGTCGTTTGACAGTGCCGAATCGGCCGCGATCATTGAGGCCGGTCGCCAGGTGGTCAAAGCCGAAGCCGCCTCCGTGGCCGCCGTGGCCGCCGCCCTCGACCAGTCGTTCGTGGACGCGGTTCACCTGGTGCAATCGCGCCGAGGCAAAGTCATCACGGTCGGTTCGGGCACCTCGGCGACCGTGGCTCGGCGAACGGCCCACCTGCTCTCCGTTTCGGGGACGCCCGCCCTCTTCCTGCACGCGATGGATGCGCTTCACGGCAGCGTCGGGGCGATTGAGCCGGACGACCTGGTGATCGCGTTCTCAAAAGGAGGCGAGTCGGACGAGCTCAACCAGCTGTGCGCCCTGGTCCGCGAGCAGAACACCCAGATCATTGCGGTGACCGAGGCCCCCACCTCCACGTTCGCGTCGCTGGCCACCCTGGTTTGCGAACTGCACACCGGCGAGGGGGCCGACCCCGGCAACGTGTTGGCGATGGGCTCCACCCTGGTGTCCGGGGTCTGGGCCGACGCTCTGGCCCAGGTGCTGATGCGCCTGGCCCGCGAACCGTGGGAGCAGACCCTCAAACGTCACCCGGCCGGGGCGGTTGGCCACCGAAGCGAGGTGCCCGCCGAACTCGACCCGATCGAGTAG
- a CDS encoding SIS domain-containing protein produces the protein MKTLTSEQMGEVARAAIVAEAAAVSRVADVVTDTLPEVVDRVLATAGKVLTTGSGTSSQIARRLAHLLSVSGTPALFIHSMDALHGTVGAVQPGDLLVAISKTGESDEVLGLCRMVQQLGVAVIGLGEDASSTLAQISEVFVCLEPVEGADPGHTLAMGSTLAAGVWGDALTRVLMEVKEWELGDSLARHPAGGVGKAARTQPESGF, from the coding sequence ATGAAAACTCTGACCAGCGAACAGATGGGCGAGGTTGCCCGGGCGGCAATCGTCGCGGAGGCCGCGGCCGTGTCCCGGGTGGCCGACGTGGTCACCGACACCCTGCCCGAGGTGGTGGACCGGGTCCTGGCCACCGCCGGCAAAGTTCTCACCACGGGAAGCGGCACCTCCTCGCAAATCGCCCGCCGCCTCGCCCACCTGCTGTCCGTGTCGGGCACCCCGGCCCTGTTCATCCACTCCATGGACGCCCTGCACGGAACGGTTGGGGCGGTCCAGCCCGGTGACCTGCTGGTGGCCATCTCCAAGACCGGGGAGTCTGACGAGGTGCTGGGCCTGTGCCGGATGGTGCAGCAACTGGGCGTGGCCGTGATCGGATTGGGGGAGGACGCCTCGTCCACCCTGGCGCAGATCAGTGAGGTGTTCGTGTGTCTGGAGCCGGTGGAGGGGGCCGATCCCGGTCACACCCTGGCGATGGGCTCCACCCTGGCGGCCGGCGTTTGGGGCGACGCCCTCACCCGGGTGCTGATGGAAGTGAAAGAATGGGAGCTCGGGGACTCGCTCGCCCGGCACCCGGCCGGAGGGGTTGGGAAAGCGGCGCGCACCCAGCCAGAAAGTGGGTTCTGA
- the xylB gene encoding xylulokinase, which yields MALVAGIDLSTQSCTVELRDADTFEVAGRARVALPPTFPPVSEQNTEDWWDALKAAFQDLATHVDLSRVEAVAASGQCHGLVALDRDGQTIRPVKLWNDTTAGPEMRELVAQFGPNFWVDRIGSVPTAAFTVAKLAWLVAHEPETIARIDKILLPHDYLNWRLTGEFTTDRSEASGTGYYDSVRNKYDYDLLNCCFGPILNWAETFPVVRGPEAGAGHVTEAAAAELGLRPGLPVAIGGGDQHLAALGLGLAEGDVVFSLGTSGVVFTSTSSPLTGGSRRAQVDGVANTTGGWLPLVCTLNCTKVTNWAGQMLGADFDTMSELALSADLQSPSLPIFAAFLDGERSPALPEATGVLSQLDGRTTRSELVSGFYLGVLFGLLSGLDAIAESGVPTGGTLVAVGGGARSKAYLQLLADLTGRPVQTISEPEATARGASLQALALLRRHPLAELAAQLRPQVSSQTEPRRGEAAWPGFRERYRQVVGFAARTRKLS from the coding sequence ATGGCACTGGTTGCCGGCATCGATCTGTCCACCCAGTCCTGCACGGTTGAGCTGCGGGACGCCGACACGTTCGAGGTGGCCGGCCGGGCCCGAGTGGCGCTGCCGCCCACGTTTCCCCCGGTTTCCGAGCAGAACACCGAGGACTGGTGGGATGCCCTCAAAGCGGCGTTTCAGGACTTGGCCACCCACGTGGACCTGAGTCGGGTGGAGGCGGTGGCCGCCTCCGGCCAGTGTCACGGGTTGGTGGCCCTCGACCGGGATGGGCAGACAATTCGCCCGGTGAAACTGTGGAATGACACCACGGCCGGCCCCGAAATGCGCGAGCTGGTGGCCCAGTTCGGCCCGAACTTCTGGGTGGATCGGATCGGTTCGGTTCCCACCGCTGCCTTCACGGTGGCGAAGCTGGCCTGGCTGGTCGCGCACGAGCCGGAAACCATCGCCCGGATCGACAAGATTCTGCTGCCGCACGACTATTTGAACTGGCGCCTGACGGGGGAGTTCACCACCGATCGCTCGGAGGCTTCGGGAACCGGCTACTACGACTCGGTTCGAAACAAGTACGACTACGACCTGCTGAACTGCTGCTTCGGTCCGATCCTGAACTGGGCTGAGACCTTTCCGGTGGTGCGCGGACCCGAAGCGGGAGCCGGGCACGTGACCGAGGCGGCCGCTGCCGAGCTGGGCCTGCGTCCCGGCCTCCCGGTGGCCATCGGTGGGGGCGACCAGCACCTGGCCGCCCTGGGCCTTGGGCTGGCCGAAGGGGACGTGGTGTTCAGCCTGGGCACCTCCGGGGTGGTGTTCACCTCCACCTCGTCTCCCCTGACCGGGGGATCGCGGCGGGCCCAGGTGGACGGCGTGGCCAACACGACCGGAGGGTGGCTGCCCCTGGTCTGCACCCTCAACTGCACCAAGGTGACAAACTGGGCGGGCCAGATGCTGGGGGCCGACTTCGACACCATGAGCGAGCTGGCCCTGTCCGCCGACCTGCAGAGCCCCTCCCTGCCCATCTTTGCGGCATTCCTGGACGGGGAGCGGAGCCCCGCCCTGCCCGAAGCCACCGGGGTGCTGAGCCAACTCGACGGACGCACGACCCGGTCCGAGTTGGTGTCCGGCTTCTACCTGGGGGTCCTGTTCGGGTTACTCTCCGGCCTGGACGCGATCGCCGAGTCGGGGGTGCCCACCGGTGGGACCCTGGTGGCGGTCGGGGGTGGGGCCCGCTCGAAAGCCTACCTGCAGCTCCTGGCGGACCTGACCGGCCGGCCGGTGCAAACAATTTCCGAGCCGGAAGCAACCGCGCGGGGGGCCTCACTCCAGGCCCTGGCCCTGCTGCGCCGCCACCCGCTGGCGGAACTGGCCGCGCAACTGCGCCCGCAGGTGAGCTCACAAACCGAGCCCCGCCGGGGTGAGGCGGCCTGGCCCGGTTTCCGCGAACGCTACCGGCAGGTGGTGGGATTTGCCGCCCGCACCAGAAAGCTAAGCTAA
- a CDS encoding ATP-dependent Clp protease proteolytic subunit, with translation MSHPEVTSQDVQNPSGLGDSVYQRLLKERIIWLGGEVTDDSANAVCAQLLLLAAENPDEDIYLYINSPGGSVTAGMAIYDTMQYVKPDVATVGMGLAASMGQFLLTAGSPGKRFITPHTRVLMHQPSGGAGGSATDIRINAELILHMKRELAEIIAEATGKSVEQIDRDFDRDKWFTAQEALEYGFVDHLVSGQAEVSEKSKQEEGN, from the coding sequence ATGAGTCACCCTGAGGTCACCAGTCAAGACGTTCAGAATCCGTCCGGCCTGGGCGACAGCGTCTACCAGCGCCTCCTCAAGGAGCGGATCATTTGGCTGGGCGGTGAAGTCACCGACGACAGCGCCAATGCGGTCTGCGCGCAGCTGCTGCTACTGGCTGCTGAGAATCCAGATGAGGACATCTACCTGTACATCAACTCTCCGGGCGGCTCCGTCACCGCCGGGATGGCCATCTACGACACGATGCAGTATGTGAAGCCCGACGTGGCCACGGTCGGGATGGGCCTTGCGGCTTCGATGGGCCAGTTCCTGCTGACCGCAGGCTCGCCCGGAAAGCGTTTCATCACCCCCCACACCCGGGTGCTGATGCACCAGCCGTCCGGTGGGGCCGGCGGGTCGGCCACCGACATCCGAATCAACGCCGAGCTGATCCTGCACATGAAACGGGAGCTGGCCGAGATCATCGCCGAAGCCACCGGCAAGTCCGTTGAGCAAATCGACCGGGACTTTGACCGGGACAAGTGGTTCACCGCGCAGGAAGCGCTGGAGTACGGCTTCGTCGACCACCTGGTTTCCGGGCAGGCTGAAGTCTCCGAAAAGTCCAAGCAGGAAGAGGGCAACTAA
- a CDS encoding ATP-dependent Clp protease proteolytic subunit, giving the protein MNSTNAYFEAMARQLPEARYVFPSFEERTAYGYKRQDPYAKLFEDRIVFLGVQVDDASADDVMAQLLVLESMDPDSLITMYINSPGGSFTAMTAIYDTMQYIRPQIQTVCLGQAASAAAVLLAGGSPGKRLALPNARVLIHQPAMDGVRGQASDIQIVADEIDRMREWLEDTLARHSGMDVEQVRRDIERDKIFTADQAKEYGLIDQVLASRKMA; this is encoded by the coding sequence ATGAACTCAACCAACGCCTACTTTGAGGCCATGGCGCGACAGCTGCCCGAAGCCCGCTATGTGTTCCCCTCGTTTGAAGAGCGGACCGCCTACGGCTACAAGCGGCAGGATCCCTACGCCAAGCTGTTCGAAGACCGGATTGTCTTCCTCGGGGTGCAGGTGGACGACGCCTCCGCGGACGACGTGATGGCGCAGCTGCTGGTGCTGGAAAGCATGGACCCGGACTCGCTGATCACCATGTACATCAACAGTCCTGGGGGTTCATTCACCGCCATGACCGCGATTTACGACACGATGCAGTACATTCGTCCGCAGATTCAGACCGTCTGCCTGGGGCAGGCCGCCTCCGCGGCGGCGGTGCTGCTGGCCGGTGGCTCACCGGGCAAGCGGTTGGCCCTGCCCAACGCGCGGGTGCTGATTCACCAGCCGGCCATGGACGGGGTGCGGGGCCAGGCCTCTGACATTCAGATTGTGGCCGACGAAATTGATCGGATGCGCGAATGGCTAGAGGACACTTTGGCCCGCCACTCCGGGATGGATGTGGAGCAGGTTCGCCGCGACATCGAGCGGGATAAGATCTTCACCGCAGACCAGGCCAAGGAGTACGGCCTGATCGACCAGGTGTTGGCTTCCCGGAAGATGGCCTAG